The Yersinia intermedia genome window below encodes:
- a CDS encoding PTS sugar transporter subunit IIB, whose amino-acid sequence MEKKKIYLFCSAGMSTSLLVSKMKVQAEKYDVPVIINAYPEALAAEHGAQADVILLGPQIAYMLPEVAKMFPNKPVEVIDALLYGKVDGLGVLKAAVAAIKKAKQ is encoded by the coding sequence ATGGAAAAGAAAAAAATTTATCTATTTTGCTCAGCCGGTATGTCTACCTCACTACTGGTTTCGAAAATGAAAGTGCAAGCAGAGAAGTATGACGTACCCGTGATTATCAATGCTTACCCTGAGGCACTGGCGGCAGAACATGGCGCTCAAGCGGATGTTATTTTGTTAGGGCCGCAAATCGCTTACATGTTGCCTGAAGTGGCAAAAATGTTCCCCAATAAGCCAGTTGAAGTGATCGACGCGCTCCTATACGGCAAAGTCGACGGACTGGGGGTATTAAAAGCTGCCGTAGCCGCAATAAAAAAAGCAAAACAATAA
- the chbC gene encoding PTS N,N'-diacetylchitobiose transporter subunit IIC, whose amino-acid sequence MSAFINSLEKVILPFAIKIGRQQHINAIKNGFIRLMPLTLTGAMFVLINNVFLSFGDGSFFFSMGVRLDADTITTLNGFKAIGGNVYNGTLGIMSLMTPFFISMALAEEKRVDPLAAALLAIAAFMTVTPYSVGEAYAVGANWLGGANIISGIIIGLVVAELFTFIVRRNWVIRLPDSVPTSVSRSFSALIPGFIILSIMGVIAYALGLHGTNFHQIIMDTISAPLSKMGSVVGWVYVMCSSLLWFFGIHGAMALSALESGIMMPFALENVATYTQYGSVAAALAAGKEFHMWAKPFVDSYIFLGGTGATLGLVIAIFIASRREDYRQVAKLGAPASIFQINEPILFGLPVIMNPLFFIPFILVQPVLAIITSVAYYTGLIPPITNIAPWTMPVGLGAFFNTNGSIAAMLLSLFNLGIATLMYLPFVIIANKAQNEIDRQVESEEEIADSLKF is encoded by the coding sequence GTGAGCGCATTTATTAATTCTCTGGAAAAGGTCATCTTGCCTTTTGCTATTAAAATAGGCAGACAGCAACATATTAATGCTATCAAGAATGGGTTTATTCGGCTGATGCCGTTAACCCTGACGGGTGCCATGTTCGTACTGATTAACAATGTTTTCTTAAGTTTTGGTGACGGGTCATTCTTTTTCTCGATGGGTGTAAGGTTAGATGCCGATACCATCACTACACTTAATGGTTTTAAAGCGATAGGCGGTAACGTTTATAACGGTACCCTCGGCATTATGTCGCTAATGACGCCATTCTTTATCAGCATGGCGTTGGCTGAAGAGAAGAGAGTCGATCCTCTGGCAGCAGCCCTGCTGGCTATTGCTGCTTTTATGACCGTGACGCCATACAGTGTTGGCGAAGCCTATGCCGTCGGTGCTAATTGGCTAGGTGGTGCTAATATCATCTCCGGTATCATCATCGGTTTGGTGGTGGCAGAGCTATTTACCTTTATTGTGCGGCGTAACTGGGTTATCCGTCTGCCAGACAGTGTGCCGACGTCAGTTTCCCGTTCTTTCTCGGCATTGATTCCTGGGTTTATCATTCTTTCCATCATGGGCGTGATTGCTTATGCCCTTGGATTGCATGGCACCAACTTCCACCAGATCATTATGGATACCATATCAGCGCCGTTGTCGAAGATGGGCAGTGTCGTGGGGTGGGTATATGTCATGTGTTCCTCGCTGTTGTGGTTCTTCGGGATACACGGTGCGATGGCTTTATCTGCACTGGAAAGTGGCATTATGATGCCATTTGCATTGGAGAACGTTGCAACCTATACCCAGTATGGTTCTGTTGCTGCGGCACTGGCTGCCGGTAAAGAATTCCATATGTGGGCTAAGCCGTTTGTTGACTCTTATATTTTCCTGGGGGGCACCGGCGCAACACTTGGACTGGTTATTGCCATCTTTATTGCTTCCCGCCGTGAGGATTATCGTCAGGTAGCAAAATTGGGCGCACCGGCGAGTATTTTCCAGATAAACGAACCAATCCTATTTGGTTTGCCGGTCATAATGAACCCGTTGTTCTTTATTCCGTTCATCTTGGTTCAACCGGTGTTAGCCATCATCACTTCAGTGGCGTATTACACCGGCCTTATTCCGCCAATCACCAATATTGCGCCATGGACCATGCCGGTCGGCTTAGGTGCCTTCTTCAATACCAACGGCAGCATTGCCGCAATGTTATTAAGCTTGTTCAACTTAGGCATCGCCACACTGATGTATCTGCCATTCGTGATAATTGCCAATAAGGCGCAGAACGAAATTGATCGTCAGGTTGAAAGTGAAGAAGAGATTGCTGATAGCTTGAAATTCTAA
- a CDS encoding glycoside hydrolase family 1 protein gives MKYQFPDDFWWGSATSATQSEGASLRDGKSKNIFDYWYEIAPERFHGQIGPENTSTFYDNYQQDILLLKQLGHNTFRTSISWSRLMPNGEGELNPKAVTFYNAVIDSLLANGITPFINLYHFDMPLCMQEQGGWESRTVVDAYARYAKNCFMLFGDRVKHWFTFNEPIVPVEAGYLNDLHYPGVVDFKRAVTVAYHSVLAHAKAVENYRELKQGGEIGIILNLTPTYPRSDSAPDQIAANHADLLLNRSFLDPVTKGVYPGELITLLREHDLLPQIESGDCQHIAAGVIDLLGVNYYQPRRVQAKDIPTPQGQVKTPEDLFSFYAMPGRKINPHRGWEIYEKGLYDILKNLRENYDNIACYISENGMGVEGEEQFITPSGMVDDQYRIEFIHAHLKWLHQALQEGSNCKGYHLWTFIDCWSWLNAYKNRYGLVRLNITDQTRVLKKSGYWFADVARQHGFN, from the coding sequence ATGAAGTATCAATTTCCTGATGATTTTTGGTGGGGTAGCGCCACCTCGGCCACCCAATCCGAAGGGGCGTCGTTGCGGGATGGCAAGAGCAAAAACATCTTCGATTATTGGTACGAAATTGCACCGGAACGTTTTCATGGTCAAATTGGCCCTGAAAACACCTCCACCTTTTACGATAACTATCAGCAAGACATTTTGCTGTTAAAGCAATTGGGGCATAACACATTCAGGACATCGATTTCATGGTCGCGGCTGATGCCAAATGGTGAGGGTGAACTTAACCCTAAAGCTGTCACATTTTATAACGCGGTGATCGATAGCCTACTGGCGAATGGCATTACCCCTTTCATCAATCTCTATCATTTTGATATGCCGTTATGCATGCAAGAACAAGGAGGTTGGGAAAGCCGTACTGTTGTGGATGCCTACGCTCGTTATGCTAAAAACTGCTTTATGTTGTTTGGTGATCGGGTTAAACACTGGTTTACCTTTAATGAGCCAATTGTGCCCGTCGAAGCAGGCTACCTGAACGATCTGCACTACCCAGGGGTGGTTGACTTTAAACGTGCGGTCACCGTTGCTTATCACAGCGTATTGGCCCATGCCAAAGCCGTGGAAAACTACCGAGAATTAAAGCAGGGCGGTGAGATTGGTATCATTTTGAACCTTACCCCGACCTATCCTCGCTCTGACAGTGCACCAGACCAGATTGCGGCTAATCATGCCGATTTACTGCTTAACCGTAGCTTCCTCGATCCCGTTACCAAAGGTGTTTACCCTGGCGAACTGATCACGTTGCTGCGAGAGCACGACTTATTGCCACAGATTGAATCCGGTGATTGCCAGCACATTGCGGCTGGTGTAATCGATCTGTTAGGGGTTAACTATTATCAGCCAAGACGTGTTCAGGCAAAAGATATTCCAACCCCTCAAGGGCAGGTAAAAACGCCGGAGGATTTATTCAGTTTTTATGCGATGCCAGGGCGGAAAATCAACCCGCATCGTGGCTGGGAAATATACGAAAAAGGGCTGTATGACATCCTGAAAAACCTGAGAGAGAATTATGACAATATTGCGTGTTATATCTCTGAGAATGGCATGGGTGTTGAAGGTGAAGAGCAGTTTATCACGCCATCGGGTATGGTCGATGACCAGTACCGCATCGAGTTCATTCATGCGCATCTGAAGTGGTTACATCAAGCGTTACAAGAGGGTAGCAACTGTAAAGGCTATCATCTGTGGACTTTTATTGATTGCTGGTCTTGGCTCAATGCATACAAAAATCGCTATGGTTTAGTTCGGTTGAATATCACCGACCAGACGCGAGTACTAAAGAAAAGTGGCTACTGGTTTGCTGATGTCGCAAGGCAACATGGTTTTAATTAA
- the chbA gene encoding PTS N,N'-diacetylchitobiose transporter subunit IIA has translation MFDLDKIVDDVQPTDEMEDVVMGLIINAGQARSLAYNALKQAKAGDFAQAKELMAQSRLALNEAHLVQTKLIEADQGEGKTKVTLVLVHAQDHLMNAMLARELIDELIELHRKLQ, from the coding sequence ATGTTTGATTTAGATAAAATCGTGGATGATGTGCAGCCTACCGATGAAATGGAAGATGTGGTTATGGGGCTGATTATCAATGCGGGGCAAGCCAGAAGTTTGGCCTACAACGCTTTGAAACAGGCCAAGGCGGGTGACTTTGCTCAAGCGAAAGAGTTGATGGCGCAATCCCGCCTGGCGCTAAATGAGGCGCATTTAGTGCAGACTAAGCTGATTGAAGCCGACCAAGGAGAGGGTAAAACCAAAGTAACATTGGTACTGGTCCATGCTCAGGATCATTTGATGAATGCGATGCTAGCCAGAGAGTTAATTGATGAGTTGATCGAATTGCATCGAAAGCTACAGTGA
- the chbR gene encoding transcriptional regulator ChbR has product MKVNKMEVRLVRQKDFFNGKEFHLFIYNKTESATGLHQHDYYEYTLILTGMCFQEINGKRVFLERGDFAFIPMGSHHKSFYEFGATRILNVGISKTFFEEHYSHLLSRPVVASQAYRLKGDFLSYIESAISAPHFRDDELTELVELLTFYVTNRISHHKESDTNDDIPLWLKSSIDKMHDKSMFGEKALVNMIELSGKTQEYLTRATRRYYEKTPMQIINEIRVNFAKTQLEMTNYLVSDIAFEAGYSDTTLFIKNFKKLTSFTPGNYRKKFNCVKEGLSD; this is encoded by the coding sequence GTGAAGGTAAATAAGATGGAAGTCAGGTTAGTACGTCAAAAAGACTTTTTTAACGGAAAAGAGTTTCATCTATTTATTTATAACAAAACGGAAAGTGCCACCGGCTTACATCAACATGATTACTATGAATATACGCTGATATTAACCGGCATGTGTTTCCAGGAAATAAACGGTAAGCGAGTCTTTTTAGAGCGAGGTGATTTTGCTTTTATTCCCATGGGATCTCATCACAAAAGTTTCTATGAATTTGGTGCCACCCGTATTCTGAATGTGGGAATAAGTAAAACTTTCTTTGAAGAGCACTATTCTCATCTGCTATCGCGGCCTGTTGTGGCTTCTCAGGCTTATCGCCTAAAAGGTGATTTTCTCTCTTATATTGAATCGGCGATTTCTGCACCACACTTTAGGGACGATGAGCTTACTGAACTGGTAGAACTGTTGACTTTTTATGTCACTAACCGCATCAGCCATCATAAAGAGAGTGATACTAACGACGATATTCCGCTGTGGCTGAAGAGCAGTATCGACAAGATGCATGATAAATCGATGTTTGGTGAGAAAGCGTTGGTGAATATGATCGAACTTTCTGGTAAAACCCAAGAGTATCTGACCCGCGCTACCCGCCGTTATTACGAAAAAACGCCGATGCAGATTATCAATGAAATTAGAGTTAACTTTGCTAAAACTCAGCTTGAAATGACCAATTACTTAGTCTCTGACATTGCTTTTGAAGCAGGTTACAGCGATACCACGTTATTTATTAAAAACTTCAAAAAACTCACCTCTTTTACGCCAGGGAACTATCGCAAAAAATTCAACTGCGTCAAAGAGGGGTTATCCGATTAG
- the chbG gene encoding chitin disaccharide deacetylase — protein sequence MEKLLIVNADDFGLSKGQNYGIIEAFQHGIVSSTTAMMNCADIYHAAELSEQNPTLPVGMHFVLTYGRPLTSMPSLVNANGELGKWLWQRAEAGELNLDEIAQELAAQFDKFVAVFGRAPTHIDSHHHVHMLPQIYPLVVAFAHQKSLPLRIDRNEAQQHEIVLDNPRSSEWFDSGFYGETLSEQTFLQLLENADQKAINSLEIMCHPAFVDNILMTSGYCYPRLTELEVLTSPALKQAIEQRGYRLGSYLDC from the coding sequence ATGGAAAAGTTACTTATTGTTAATGCTGATGATTTTGGTTTAAGCAAAGGTCAAAACTACGGGATCATTGAAGCATTCCAGCACGGTATTGTCTCATCCACCACGGCGATGATGAACTGCGCCGATATCTACCATGCGGCAGAACTTAGCGAGCAAAATCCAACTTTGCCCGTAGGGATGCATTTTGTTCTTACTTACGGGCGGCCGTTAACGTCTATGCCATCATTAGTTAATGCCAACGGTGAACTGGGCAAGTGGTTGTGGCAACGTGCCGAGGCGGGTGAACTGAACCTTGACGAGATAGCTCAGGAGTTGGCTGCTCAGTTTGATAAATTTGTTGCAGTCTTCGGCCGTGCCCCCACTCACATCGACAGCCACCATCATGTACATATGTTGCCGCAAATTTATCCGCTGGTTGTTGCTTTTGCCCACCAGAAATCTCTTCCACTGCGTATTGACCGCAATGAAGCACAGCAGCATGAGATTGTGCTTGATAACCCGCGAAGCAGCGAGTGGTTCGATAGTGGTTTTTATGGTGAAACGTTATCCGAACAAACATTTTTGCAGTTGCTGGAAAATGCTGATCAAAAAGCAATTAATTCACTCGAGATTATGTGCCACCCCGCGTTTGTCGACAACATTCTTATGACCAGCGGCTATTGTTACCCACGCTTGACCGAGTTAGAAGTGCTGACATCGCCGGCATTAAAACAAGCCATTGAGCAGCGCGGCTATAGATTGGGATCATATTTGGATTGCTGA
- a CDS encoding FlxA-like family protein, with amino-acid sequence MGINASLPIAAAAGNGGKNTASAGNDLATQIQNVIAKIAEVTQKLKDGIDLSKEQRKNIQAQLTMLQQQLAELLRRQAQQAQQKHDGKSNVVENADQTKAQDSNIDIYI; translated from the coding sequence ATGGGTATAAATGCGAGCTTACCAATAGCAGCAGCGGCGGGAAATGGCGGCAAGAATACTGCAAGTGCTGGAAATGATTTGGCAACTCAGATACAGAATGTAATCGCAAAAATCGCTGAGGTTACGCAAAAACTCAAAGATGGCATTGATTTGTCAAAAGAACAGCGAAAAAACATTCAAGCTCAATTAACGATGCTACAGCAGCAACTGGCTGAATTGTTACGTCGTCAGGCGCAACAAGCGCAGCAAAAGCATGATGGGAAAAGTAATGTTGTTGAGAACGCAGACCAGACAAAAGCACAAGATAGTAATATAGATATTTATATTTGA
- a CDS encoding helix-turn-helix domain-containing protein, which translates to MIPKRLKAARLRAQLTQERLGVLAGIEEATAYSRLSHYEHGTHKPTFELVCGFAHVLGVPECYFYTVDDEFAEKVLELYEQYKKDRRD; encoded by the coding sequence ATAATACCCAAGAGATTGAAAGCTGCTCGGCTCAGGGCGCAATTAACTCAGGAACGGCTTGGTGTACTTGCCGGTATTGAAGAAGCAACCGCCTATTCACGTTTGTCACACTATGAACATGGAACGCATAAACCGACCTTTGAGTTAGTGTGTGGGTTTGCTCATGTCCTAGGTGTACCAGAGTGCTATTTCTATACTGTAGATGATGAATTTGCCGAGAAAGTGTTGGAACTATATGAGCAGTATAAAAAGGATCGCAGGGATTAA
- a CDS encoding P-loop NTPase fold protein, producing MNSSITNISIAAIHLLEKRRDGLVLINGSWGSGKTHYINNIFPKIYTSKTIYYISLLGIQSLSDFKSRIIDIVYLENMDELERAVSITSNGLSVSTGNSRSAGIIDKIIKSLTSSVKESVLSNLSGLFIIDDVERITNQSVLNEIIGYCHNLYSESDEGKLDYLLVGNFTNEHENKIEHQEKLISDVLFFEPSREDLNDIISEKNNFLTPEHLTIFLNILMKYEIKNLRIVNRITDKLKPIYSLRNNYAEDDIIISMENVITCISCAVIAVNLYEKKLMTLINTLVPSEKTKMQLLKVR from the coding sequence ATGAACTCGTCAATAACAAATATATCAATAGCGGCAATTCATCTTTTGGAAAAAAGAAGAGACGGCTTAGTTCTTATCAATGGTTCATGGGGCAGTGGGAAAACACACTACATAAACAATATTTTCCCGAAAATTTATACTTCAAAAACCATTTATTATATCTCTTTACTCGGCATACAATCTCTATCTGATTTCAAATCGAGGATCATTGATATAGTTTATCTTGAAAACATGGATGAATTAGAAAGAGCTGTATCAATAACAAGTAATGGCCTTAGTGTATCCACTGGGAATAGCAGAAGCGCAGGTATTATTGATAAAATAATCAAATCCCTGACTAGTAGTGTAAAGGAAAGCGTCCTATCTAATCTGTCAGGGCTATTTATAATAGATGATGTAGAGAGAATTACCAATCAAAGTGTTTTAAATGAAATTATTGGTTATTGTCATAATCTTTATTCAGAAAGTGATGAAGGGAAGTTAGATTACTTGCTGGTTGGGAATTTCACTAATGAACATGAAAATAAAATAGAACATCAAGAAAAATTGATATCCGATGTTTTATTTTTCGAACCAAGTAGAGAGGATCTAAATGATATAATTAGCGAAAAAAATAACTTCCTTACCCCTGAACATCTTACTATTTTCCTTAACATCCTAATGAAATATGAAATTAAAAACCTAAGGATTGTTAATAGAATCACTGATAAGTTAAAACCCATTTATTCACTACGTAACAATTATGCTGAAGATGATATAATCATAAGTATGGAAAATGTTATTACTTGCATATCCTGCGCTGTTATAGCAGTTAATCTTTATGAAAAAAAATTAATGACTTTAATAAATACGCTAGTTCCTTCCGAAAAAACAAAGATGCAACTCCTGAAGGTAAGATAG
- a CDS encoding integrase domain-containing protein, translating to MARTTHPLTHTEVQKANAIDKDLTLHDGDGLLLLVKATGKKIGRFRYQLPNSSKRTLISLGAYPALSLADAREIRAEKLAMLVRGTDPQARAGEEAEKLQIAQESIFANVARRWFELKESHVSAAHAKDIWRSIEKDILPSIENVPVQELKARTLIQVLEPIKARGALETVRRLVQRINEIMIYAVNVGLIDANPASGIGNEFERPKKQHMPTIRPEELPKLMRTISMSNLSIPTRCLLEWQLLTLIRPAEASATAWTEVDIENKQWCIPAERMKAKRDHIVPLSEQALELLEIMRPISGNRQYVFPSRNDPRKPMNSQTANAALKRIGYGGKLVAHGLRSIASTAMNEAGFNSDVIEAALAHSDKNEVRKAYNRSTYLEARIALMQWWGSNVRAVYA from the coding sequence ATGGCACGGACTACACACCCCCTCACCCACACCGAAGTACAAAAAGCGAACGCCATCGACAAAGACCTAACTCTCCATGATGGTGATGGCTTACTTTTGTTAGTCAAAGCCACTGGTAAGAAAATTGGGCGTTTCCGCTATCAGCTTCCTAACAGTAGTAAGCGCACTCTGATCAGCCTCGGCGCTTATCCTGCTCTATCCCTCGCAGATGCCAGAGAGATACGCGCTGAGAAACTAGCAATGTTAGTCCGAGGGACAGACCCCCAAGCAAGGGCTGGTGAAGAGGCAGAAAAACTCCAGATAGCTCAGGAAAGTATTTTCGCAAATGTAGCTCGTAGATGGTTCGAATTGAAAGAAAGCCACGTTAGCGCAGCTCATGCGAAAGATATTTGGCGTTCTATTGAAAAAGACATCTTACCCAGCATCGAAAATGTTCCCGTTCAAGAACTCAAAGCACGCACACTAATTCAGGTATTAGAACCAATCAAAGCACGTGGGGCATTAGAGACGGTCAGGCGATTGGTACAACGTATAAACGAGATAATGATTTATGCGGTCAATGTAGGTTTGATTGATGCCAACCCAGCATCAGGCATTGGTAATGAGTTTGAAAGGCCTAAAAAGCAGCATATGCCCACCATAAGGCCAGAAGAACTACCTAAGTTAATGCGTACCATTTCCATGAGCAATCTCTCGATACCAACTCGCTGCCTGCTTGAATGGCAGCTACTGACGCTGATACGCCCTGCCGAGGCTTCAGCAACAGCATGGACAGAGGTCGATATAGAGAATAAACAGTGGTGTATTCCGGCAGAGCGCATGAAGGCGAAGCGTGATCATATCGTTCCTTTGTCAGAACAAGCTTTAGAGCTGCTGGAAATCATGCGTCCAATCAGTGGCAATCGTCAGTACGTATTCCCCAGCCGCAATGACCCACGAAAACCGATGAACAGCCAGACTGCGAATGCAGCCTTAAAACGTATCGGATATGGTGGAAAACTTGTTGCTCATGGTTTACGTTCTATCGCCAGCACAGCCATGAATGAGGCAGGTTTTAATTCAGACGTGATCGAAGCAGCACTTGCACATAGTGATAAGAACGAAGTTAGAAAGGCTTATAATCGTTCAACTTACCTAGAAGCCAGAATTGCCTTAATGCAATGGTGGGGAAGCAACGTTAGAGCTGTTTACGCTTAA
- a CDS encoding helix-turn-helix transcriptional regulator, with amino-acid sequence MTERKRFIRLPEVLKRTGLCKAWIYKLISQDRFPEPIKLGERAIAFVESEIDEWIDQMIYLSRNKSA; translated from the coding sequence ATGACAGAAAGAAAAAGATTTATCCGTTTACCTGAAGTGCTGAAAAGAACGGGTCTTTGCAAAGCTTGGATCTATAAACTTATTAGTCAAGATCGTTTCCCTGAACCTATAAAGCTTGGTGAGCGTGCAATAGCATTTGTCGAGAGTGAAATAGATGAATGGATTGATCAGATGATTTATTTATCCCGAAATAAATCGGCCTGA
- a CDS encoding replication/maintenance protein RepL yields the protein MAGKTFNQNPFIFEDDIEIETRGRKRTVARGEKFQTPEGDKYEKVIHSIQEVDKAKFVKIFISRVRVLFDLTLTGNKLFYIFMFVISDVIGKDEVYMNFEKAKDIAAQCDFNLSNPVYYRGIKELIDKKIIAPSKSKYIYYINPAVLFNGDRAKFIEEIRVKEEKS from the coding sequence ATGGCTGGAAAAACATTTAACCAAAACCCATTTATTTTCGAAGATGATATTGAAATAGAAACCAGAGGCCGAAAAAGAACTGTGGCGCGTGGAGAGAAGTTTCAAACACCCGAAGGTGATAAATATGAAAAAGTCATCCACTCGATACAAGAAGTGGATAAAGCTAAGTTCGTAAAAATATTCATATCACGAGTCCGGGTTTTATTTGATCTAACCCTTACCGGCAACAAGCTTTTTTATATTTTTATGTTCGTGATATCTGACGTCATTGGTAAAGATGAAGTCTATATGAACTTTGAAAAAGCAAAAGACATTGCAGCTCAATGTGACTTTAATTTATCTAACCCTGTTTACTATAGGGGCATCAAAGAACTTATTGATAAAAAGATCATCGCACCAAGTAAATCAAAATATATCTATTACATTAACCCTGCAGTTCTTTTTAATGGTGATAGAGCCAAGTTTATTGAAGAGATTAGAGTCAAGGAAGAAAAAAGCTAA
- a CDS encoding lipoprotein: MRKLLVAAGLTVLLSGCGEKGDFEKAINARLSTSELCYSLKDNDFAFNKGFPVKVNNGYRSSGYNVSDEILNGLAEQGLLTVSQEPNGFGSMTVLDVTDKGQEIDFWNREKGACVGHRAVAEIKSWTEPSEGNGVKMTQVTFTWKLAGVPSWVDKNAFSGVKGMDEPVETKIVLVKTNDGWKAN; this comes from the coding sequence ATGCGTAAATTATTAGTTGCTGCTGGGCTTACTGTGCTGTTATCCGGTTGCGGTGAAAAGGGCGATTTTGAAAAAGCGATCAATGCAAGGCTCTCAACATCAGAACTTTGTTACTCACTGAAGGACAATGACTTTGCTTTTAACAAAGGTTTCCCTGTGAAAGTTAATAACGGGTATCGTTCTTCTGGATACAACGTCAGTGATGAAATCTTGAATGGGTTAGCTGAACAGGGTCTGCTCACTGTTTCACAGGAGCCTAATGGCTTTGGTAGCATGACTGTTTTAGACGTCACAGACAAAGGCCAAGAGATTGATTTTTGGAACCGTGAGAAGGGGGCTTGCGTTGGACATCGTGCGGTTGCTGAGATCAAAAGCTGGACTGAACCAAGTGAAGGTAATGGCGTTAAAATGACGCAAGTGACCTTTACATGGAAACTAGCAGGTGTTCCAAGTTGGGTAGATAAGAATGCTTTCTCTGGTGTGAAGGGTATGGATGAACCCGTAGAAACGAAAATTGTTCTGGTTAAGACCAATGATGGCTGGAAAGCTAACTAA